In a genomic window of Gadus chalcogrammus isolate NIFS_2021 chromosome 17, NIFS_Gcha_1.0, whole genome shotgun sequence:
- the LOC130370400 gene encoding la-related protein 7-like — protein sequence MFPKIRNKKVVVIQADDPRPLPGEEEEKKKQKKKKKKKEKEKEVAAARVEEPGELKEKLKEEEMEPQPPKGKRKRSEGEAPEDRARKESAPEDPARKESAPEDPARKESAPEDPARKESAPEDRARKESAPEDRARMESAPEDRARKDSAPEDRARKESAPEDPARKESAPEDPARKESAPEDPARKESAPEDPARKESAPEDPARKESAPEDRARKESAPEDPARKESAPEDRARKESAPEDPARMESAPEDPARKESAPEQSDKKRRRSQAGAGEQEAEVEEEKPAKLRRTGEEQEEEEQEEEERAGVSQMDVKGRGGGQGGGGGGRADGSPLKAKRKRKKKKEKMGDEVIPFRVLSKKDWLGLKQEYLALQKRSMASLKKCITKIDHQEQLGPLEKKKVIPLEKIEKIEKIEKEITGPQFTSGVILKITDAKPLPGRKIIKDALSKISTVAYVDILEGDSEGHVRFKTPEDAQAVVNDRSAVAKEHGWTLDLLSGDHEQRHWQKILVDRQVKLNRPREKKRGTEKLISKAEKIIMARAKEANKHIHFQDV from the exons ATGTTCCCCAAGATCAGAAACAAAAAGGTTGTTGTCATCCAGGCGGACGACCCGCGGCCCCTCcccg gggaggaagaggagaagaagaagcagaagaagaagaagaaaaagaaggagaaggagaaggaggtggcggCCGCACGGGTGGAGGAACCCGGGGAGCTGAAGGagaagctgaaggaggaggagatggagccgCAGCCCCCCAAGGGGAAGAGGAAGCGGTCGGAAGGCGAGGCGCCGGAAGACCGCGCCCGGAAGGAGAGCGCTCCGGAAGACCCCGCCCGGAAGGAGAGCGCGCCGGAAGACCCCGCCCGGAAGGAGAGCGCTCCGGAAGACCCCGCCCGGAAGGAGAGCGCTCCGGAAGACCGCGCCCGGAAGGAGAGCGCGCCGGAAGACCGCGCCCGGATGGAGAGCGCTCCGGAAGACCGCGCCCGGAAGGACAGCGCTCCGGAAGACCGCGCCCGGAAGGAGAGCGCTCCGGAAGACCCCGCCCGGAAGGAGAGCGCTCCGGAAGACCCCGCCCGGAAGGAGAGCGCTCCGGAAGACCCCGCCCGGAAGGAGAGCGCTCCGGAAGACCCCGCCCGGAAGGAGAGCGCTCCGGAAGACCCCGCCCGGAAGGAGAGCGCTCCGGAAGACCGCGCCCGGAAGGAGAGCGCTCCGGAAGACCCCGCCCGGAAGGAGAGCGCTCCGGAAGACCGCGCCCGGAAGGAGAGCGCTCCGGAAGACCCCGCCCGGATGGAGAGCGCTCCGGAAGACCCCGCCCGGAAGGAGAGCGCTCCGGAACAGTCCGACAAGAAGAGGCGGCGGTCCCAGGCGGGAGCAGGGGAGCAGGAAGCGGAGGTTGAGGAAGAGAAGCCGGCCAAGCTGAGGAGGACcggcgaggagcaggaggaggaggagcaggaggaggaggagcgggcgggGGTCAGCCAGATGGACGTGAAAG GGCGGGGCGGAGGTcaaggcggagggggggggggaagggccgACGGCTCGCCGCTGAAAGCCAAGAGGAagcggaagaagaagaaagagaagatgGGCGACGAGGTCATCCCGTTTCGCGTCCTCTCCAA GAAGGACTGGCTGGGTCTGAAGCAGGAGTACCTGGCCTTGCAGAAGCGGAGCATGGCCTCGCTGAAGAAGTGCATCACTAAGATCGACCACCAGGAGCAAC TGGGTCCATTAGAGAAGAAG AAAGTGATTCCATTGGAGAAGATTGAGAAGATAGAGAAGATTGAGAAGGAGATCACTGGACCCCAGTTCACCAGTGGAGTCATCCTGAAGATTACCGATGCCAAACCGCTACCAGGCAGAAAGATCATCAAG GACGCCCTCTCTAAAATATCTACGGTGGCCTACGTGGACATactggagggagacagtgaagGTCACGTCCGCTTCAAGACCCCCGAGGACGCCCAGGCCGTCGTCAACGACCGCTCGGCCGTCGCCAAGGAACACGGCTGGACGCTGGATCTGCTCTCCG gtGATCATGAGCAAAGGCATTGGCAGAAGATTTTGGTGGACCGCCAAGTGAAGTTGAACCGTCCGAGGGAAAAGAAACGAGGCACAGAGAAG CTCATCTCGAAGGCGGAGAAGATCATCATGGCCCGAGCCAAGGAGGCTAACAAGCACATCCACTTCCAGGATGTCTGA